A single window of Deltaproteobacteria bacterium DNA harbors:
- the hisF gene encoding imidazole glycerol phosphate synthase subunit HisF: protein MNIVKIMPCLDMKDGRVVKGIHFVDLKDAGDPVVNAAYYQKEGADELAMLDIAATLENRKTRLMWVKNVSSVIDIPLTVGGGISSLEDIEMVLDAGADKISMNSAAVKDPDLVRRAAEKFGPEKVAVAIDARRNKKMPSGFELVVSGGTKPVGQDAIAWAKQCQKLGAGVILPTSMDGDGTQAGYDLEFTRAVSDAVDLPVIASGGAGTLEHFYEGVVRGGAQILLAASVFHYRILSIKQVKQYLMDKGLKVNL, encoded by the coding sequence ATGAATATAGTGAAGATCATGCCGTGCCTGGATATGAAGGACGGCCGCGTTGTGAAGGGGATACATTTCGTCGATTTGAAAGACGCAGGAGACCCGGTTGTAAATGCCGCGTATTACCAGAAAGAAGGCGCCGATGAACTGGCCATGCTGGATATCGCGGCAACCCTGGAAAACCGCAAGACGAGACTCATGTGGGTTAAAAATGTCTCTTCGGTAATTGATATACCGTTGACGGTAGGCGGCGGTATTTCCTCTCTGGAAGATATTGAGATGGTTCTCGATGCCGGTGCGGACAAAATCTCCATGAACAGCGCCGCCGTTAAAGACCCGGATCTGGTAAGAAGGGCGGCAGAGAAATTCGGACCCGAAAAGGTGGCGGTTGCCATCGACGCCAGAAGGAACAAAAAAATGCCCTCCGGATTTGAACTGGTTGTCTCCGGGGGCACAAAACCGGTCGGCCAGGACGCCATAGCCTGGGCTAAGCAATGCCAAAAACTGGGTGCCGGTGTAATTCTGCCGACAAGTATGGATGGAGACGGCACACAGGCAGGCTATGATTTGGAATTTACGAGGGCCGTTTCAGATGCGGTGGACCTGCCGGTAATTGCTTCAGGCGGGGCAGGAACTCTCGAACATTTCTATGAGGGTGTCGTTCGCGGGGGCGCGCAGATTCTCCTGGCGGCGTCGGTTTTCCACTATCGCATCCTGAGCATTAAACAGGTAAAACAATATCTGATGGACAAGGGTCTGAAAGTCAACTTGTGA